The Eggerthella guodeyinii sequence CGCTGGGCGTGCTGGCCGAGATCTCGGCCTGGATCGTGGGCCCGTCGCGCGCGCTGCTCGACACGGCGCACGACGGCATCCTGCCGCCGTCGTTCAAGAAGGTGAACAAGCACGGCGTGTCGGTGAAGACCGTGGTCATCCAGGCCGCCATCGTGACGGTGTGGGACGCGGTGCTATGCGGGTCCATCGCGCTGTCCGGCGGGTCCAGCTCGTCGGTGGGCTACCTGACGGCCATCGGCCTGACGGTGGTCATCTACCTTGTGGGCTACGTGCTGTTCTTCCTCGGGTACTTCTACCTGATCTTCAAGAAGAAGAACCTGCAGCGCTCGTTCCAGCTGCCGGGCGGCACGCCGTTCAAGGCCATCGTGGCCGGCGTGGGCCTGATCATGACCGTGGCCACACTGATCATCTCGTTCTTCCCGTCGTCGAACCTCGACGCGCAGTCGAACATGGTGTACCAGGCGACGCTCGGCGTGGCGTTCGTGATATCGGTGGCCATCCCGTTCATCATCTACGGGCTGCGGCATCGTTGGGCGCCGAAGGGCGGCACGCCTGCGGCGGTGGCCGCCGTGGCGGCTCCGACGACGGCTTCCGGGATGCCGGCGCGTCCGGCGGCTCCCGCGCAGGGCGCCCACGCGCGCACCGACGCCGGGTCGTCGGGCCCCATCAACAAGCGCACGAAAGCGCGCGACACGATAGGCGGCCCGCGCGATGCTGCGGGCACCCCGCGGTCGGCCGGGGCCAGCGGCGCGGTTGCCGGCGGCGGGTTGAGCGAGCGCGTGGCGCACGGCATTTCCAGCGTGGTGGTCAGCGTGACCAGCCGACCGCCGGGTCCCATCCCGGTGGATGCGAAGGAAACGCAGGACACCATCGACCCGCTGCGCACGCCCGCGGCTGAGCCGACGGTGGGCGAGGAGCGCGCGGACGAGCAGCCCCCGGCCTGCGGCGTTGCGACGCCGCAGAACCCCATGCCGTACCCGTGCGACATTCCCGACGAGGACTCGGAGGATCATGAGCGCGATTCCGCCGACGAGTCCCAGCCCAAGCACTAGCGTTCAAGACGACATGCATGGAGACGTGCAAGACGACCTGTAGGAGGTTTTCATGAAGGAACAGACAGCTACCAGCAAGATTCTCGACGGCATGGACGAGGGCACCAAGTACAGCACCCCCATCTTCGGCTCCGAGGCGTCCGACGTGGCCATGCCGCGCCTCAAGATGAACGATAAGCCGGTCGAGCCGCGCATCACGTACGAGATGATCAAGGAATACCTGTCCATCGAGGGCAACGCCACGCAGAACCTCACCACGTTCTGCCA is a genomic window containing:
- a CDS encoding amino acid permease — translated: MSDARHTPEASSADAGPIGQVSRPTFKRTLTFFGFFAITASMVMTVYEYPSFASSGFQLVFFLIIGGVLWFLPVALCAAEMATVKGWESGGIFAWVGNTLGRRWGFAALFFQWFQITVGFVTMAFFILAALAYVFRWDALYNNPLVMFFGVAAIVWLLTLTQLGGTKYTARISKVGFVGGILLPVLVLLVGLIYYFATGGASQITMDVGTFVPDFSKVDTLVIFASFILAYMGVEASASHVNELKNPNRNYPLAMIVLAILTIALDAVGGLAVATTLPATVLDGNLSFGVIEAFRAIFVQHIGPSMSWIVFAVALLLALGVLAEISAWIVGPSRALLDTAHDGILPPSFKKVNKHGVSVKTVVIQAAIVTVWDAVLCGSIALSGGSSSSVGYLTAIGLTVVIYLVGYVLFFLGYFYLIFKKKNLQRSFQLPGGTPFKAIVAGVGLIMTVATLIISFFPSSNLDAQSNMVYQATLGVAFVISVAIPFIIYGLRHRWAPKGGTPAAVAAVAAPTTASGMPARPAAPAQGAHARTDAGSSGPINKRTKARDTIGGPRDAAGTPRSAGASGAVAGGGLSERVAHGISSVVVSVTSRPPGPIPVDAKETQDTIDPLRTPAAEPTVGEERADEQPPACGVATPQNPMPYPCDIPDEDSEDHERDSADESQPKH